From the genome of Biomphalaria glabrata chromosome 17, xgBioGlab47.1, whole genome shotgun sequence, one region includes:
- the LOC106057096 gene encoding cadherin-23-like: protein MNLIYSDLVIILLFSFTRSTHSVVDIRDFTKTFEIPEKTLTQTQITRIDCSSTDNTCKCNVAKTDPLGAPFDVWKSGGSFYYIFFVGVNNGKPLSYVSVPSYRLTIECQNAAGTESDFADLEVDVKPNAIPVITNPSYPHDVIKLSSMSSQWPPGSGIYTVTGTDADNDVLSCSMTSFPAVNYFKIVSSGTTDCVIQTTVDLRAVTETNVKLTVSVSDGRSTVNNFDIDVITDLNTRPDIINLPSIITVPENTAGDTVITQLFIQDPDPYVPQMIPTCTVVPNSEQFKFKFDSANRIKLATSINGVGPLDYETTTQYEITCVVNDGFLESQNEVLTLKVSNVNEPPVFDEIAYYCDLDESSAGGSSCALNAVITDPEGDDIISVGFLNGNNSNRFRYDRSTSSITFNVDYDVDQNAMPEGVVLQLEARDKYGASKTVPVYIKVHDVNDNTCDFGPKSTNTFHADQGTSLGSMGNIMATDADRTSPNNHVTYEVIQALPADSTNYIAAFSDGSLSYIGLIPEQNHGKSYSLVVRCKDGGSPQRTAVGTVVLTYQTTTSASTTSTTTTTTTTTTPPPTTQPPDDNIFDHPAFVAVFSLLMAILGLALLSALYFLLRYCGVCGNRGAAPAEASGQLLRDNFCCPKKKKVEPVEDYFTYEVRTNNDYRDSYWKKGDNYETGHGYNPLGETYSKPLEGFQHLALPPPPHRGADF, encoded by the exons ATGAATTTAATATATAGTGATCTTGTTATTATACTATTGTTCTCATTCACAAGGAGTACACATTCAGTAGTA GATATCAGAGACTTTACCAAAACTTTTGAAATTCCTGAGAAAACTCTGACACAGACCCAGATTACACGA ATTGATTGCTCCAGCACAGATAACACGTGTAAATGTAACGTGGCCAAAACTGACCCACTGGGAGCGCCATTTGATGTTTGGAAAAGTGGTGGATCAT tTTACTATATTTTCTTCGTGGGGGTCAACAACGGGAAACCCTTGTCCTATGTTTCGGTACCGTCCTACCGACTGACCATCGAGTGCCAGAACGCTGCCGGCACTGAATCAGACTTCGCTGACCTGGAAGTTGACGTCAAACCAAACGCCATCCCGGTGATAACTAATCCCAGTTACCCACACG ATGTAATTAAGTTATCTTCCATGTCCTCGCAATGGCCACCCGGCAGCGGCATCTACACGGTCACAGGTACAGACGCAGACAACGACGTTTTGAGCTGCAGCATGACGTCATTCCCCGCTGTCAATTACTTCAAGATCGTCAGCA GTGGCACGACTGATTGTGTCATTCAAACAACTGTAGATCTTCGGGCTGTGACAGAAACCAACGTGAAGCTGACAGTGTCAGTGTCAGATGGCAGATCTACTGTGAACAACTTTGACATCGATGTCATCACAG ACCTAAACACAAGACCAGATATTATAAATTTGCCTTCTATTATAACGGTACCAGAGAACACAGCGGGGGATACCGTCATAACCCAACTGTTTATTCAAGATCC ggACCCATATGTTCCTCAAATGATCCCGACCTGTACTGTGGTACCTAACTCAGAACAGTTTAAGTTCAAATTTGATTCAGCAA ATCGGATCAAGCTTGCCACCTCAATCAATGGAGTCGGTCCTCTTGATTACGAGACGACTACTCAGTACGAAATTACTTGCGTCGTTAACGATGGATTTCT ggAGTCTCAAAATGAGGTGCTGACACTGAAAGTATCTAACGTGAATGAGCCCCCAGTGTTTGATGAGATAGCCTATTACTGCGACCTGGATGAAAGTTCG GCAGGTGGATCTTCTTGTGCTCTGAATGCTGTCATCACGGATCCCGAAGGCGACGATATTATTTCTGTAGGCTTCCTAAATGGAAATAACAGTAACAGATTTAG GTACGACAGGTCTACGTCGTCCATCACTTTTAACGTGGACTACGATGTTGACCAGAACGCCATGCCCGAGGGCGTGGTGCTCCAGCTGGAGGCCCGGGACAAGTATGGTGCCTCTAAGACAGTCCCGGTCTACATCAAGGTCCATGACGTCAACGATAACACTTGTGACTTTGGCCCTAAATCT ACCAACACTTTTCATGCCGATCAGGGGACCAGCCTTGGCAGCATGGGGAACATCATGGCCACCGATGCTGACCGGACTTCGCCGAACAATCACGTGACATACGAAGTGATCCAGGCCCTACCTGCTGACTCGACCAACTACATTGCTGCATTCAGTGATGGGTCTCTTTCGTACATCG GTCTTATACCAGAACAGAATCACGGCAAAAGCTACAGTCTTGTAGTTCGGTGCAAAGATGGCGGCTCACCCCAGAGAACGGCCGTAGGCACCGTGGTGCTGACCTACCAGACCACGACCTCAGCCAGCACCACCTCCACAACGACGACCACTACGACCACCACCACCCCACCTCCCACCACTCAGCCGCCGGACGACAACATTTTCGACCACCCCGCTTTTGTAGCCGTCTTCTCCCTGCTGATGGCCATACTAGGGCTGGCGCTGCTGTCTGCGTTGTACTTTCTGCTGCGCTACTGTGGCGTGTGTGGGAATCGTGGAGCCGCACCCGCAGAGGCGTCTGGTCAACTGCTCAGAGATAACTTCTGCTGCCCGAAAAA aaaaaaagttgaacCAGTAGAAGATTA CTTTACTTATGAAGTTCGGACCAACAATGATTACAGAGATTCTTACTGGAAGAAAG